Proteins from a genomic interval of Longimicrobium sp.:
- a CDS encoding metallophosphoesterase family protein, giving the protein MDNEEHPRAEDAESTSDDAPAPVEGGDAETARVEETEGIGGQPDVAPAAESAASPPADAPPPEPESPPPPAPAAPVAEAASVNVLEVRSLDWNAVRAAVANPPSGERAERIIAAMEERLAGGGPLGTAFEEYAAGPDDQAIHIGDDWPLGEVWFVGDVHGDLLALEAALQHVDRSGGGADARLVFLGDLFDDGGHAAEVVLRIFELMLQGPMRVVVLAGNHDEALSHGEGRFQSSVLPSDFTGWLNEQCAAGHPWAERLGKLIIRFFRRAPRALFFPDGLLVAHAGIPHTDLHPELAESGNWNDPRVLTDFVWLRAHPRARKRIPNRTTRGSEFGREDFAAFCQLATRLGRPIGRMLRGHDHVEERFAVFPAWAAHPVLTINTLSHRLPREVFGPYERVPVVARWVRGELPEVRRLFIPPELVREVYPEPVDASTGEGG; this is encoded by the coding sequence ATGGACAACGAGGAACATCCCCGGGCCGAGGACGCGGAATCCACGTCCGACGACGCCCCGGCGCCCGTCGAAGGCGGGGACGCGGAGACGGCCCGGGTCGAGGAAACCGAAGGGATCGGCGGACAGCCCGACGTGGCCCCGGCCGCGGAATCGGCAGCCTCGCCCCCGGCCGATGCACCGCCGCCCGAGCCGGAATCCCCGCCGCCGCCAGCCCCGGCCGCACCCGTCGCCGAGGCCGCTTCGGTGAACGTGCTGGAGGTGCGGTCGCTGGACTGGAATGCGGTGCGCGCGGCGGTCGCGAATCCGCCGTCCGGCGAGCGGGCGGAGCGCATCATCGCGGCGATGGAGGAGCGGCTGGCGGGGGGCGGGCCGCTGGGCACCGCTTTCGAAGAGTACGCCGCCGGGCCCGACGACCAGGCCATCCACATTGGCGACGACTGGCCGCTGGGCGAGGTGTGGTTCGTGGGCGACGTGCACGGCGATCTGCTGGCGCTGGAGGCCGCGCTTCAGCACGTGGACCGCAGCGGCGGCGGCGCGGACGCCCGCCTCGTCTTTCTCGGCGACCTGTTCGACGACGGCGGGCACGCGGCGGAGGTGGTGCTGCGCATCTTCGAGCTGATGCTGCAGGGGCCCATGCGCGTGGTGGTGCTCGCGGGCAACCACGACGAGGCGCTGTCGCACGGCGAGGGACGCTTCCAGTCGTCCGTGCTTCCATCGGACTTCACCGGCTGGCTGAACGAGCAGTGCGCCGCCGGGCACCCGTGGGCCGAGCGGCTGGGCAAGCTGATCATCCGCTTCTTCCGCCGCGCGCCGCGGGCCCTGTTCTTTCCCGACGGGCTGCTGGTGGCGCACGCGGGCATTCCGCACACCGACCTTCATCCCGAGCTGGCGGAGAGCGGGAACTGGAACGATCCGCGGGTGCTGACGGACTTCGTGTGGCTGCGGGCGCACCCGCGCGCACGGAAGCGCATTCCCAACCGCACCACGCGCGGAAGCGAGTTCGGGCGCGAGGACTTCGCCGCCTTCTGCCAGCTCGCGACGAGGCTGGGCCGGCCCATCGGCCGCATGCTGCGCGGGCACGACCACGTCGAGGAGCGCTTCGCCGTGTTCCCGGCCTGGGCCGCGCACCCCGTGCTGACCATCAACACCCTTTCGCACCGCCTGCCGCGCGAGGTGTTCGGCCCGTACGAGCGGGTGCCCGTCGTCGCCCGCTGGGTGCGCGGCGAGCTGCCGGAGGTGCGGCGCCTGTTCATTCCGCCGGAGCTGGTGCGCGAGGTCTACCCCGAGCCGGTGGATGCCTCCACGGGGGAGGGCGGGTGA
- a CDS encoding DUF2382 domain-containing protein translates to MSAPVADGHADSRGWEVHTADGTLAGTVEDLLVDPGSMAVHFILVQVVKELAPSESMRTLRVPMGHAALDAKGRRVNLKTLSHSDLGLLPVDRAGAVAPGAVGQPAARPGGEDVRVVVSHEELDVNTRWVEAGEVGITKRVETEQVRKLVPLEREDVSIERRPVPADITDFSPRTEGDVTYIPILVEELVIQKRLVAHEELVIRKTRVTEEQVVEEELRREVPVIRGPDGTVDGGAEAGRGKG, encoded by the coding sequence TTGAGCGCACCCGTCGCGGACGGACACGCCGACTCGCGCGGATGGGAGGTGCACACGGCCGACGGCACCCTGGCCGGCACGGTGGAAGACCTGCTCGTGGACCCGGGGTCGATGGCGGTTCACTTCATCCTGGTGCAGGTGGTGAAGGAGCTGGCGCCGAGTGAATCCATGCGGACGCTGCGCGTACCCATGGGCCACGCCGCCCTGGACGCCAAGGGCCGGCGCGTGAACCTGAAGACGCTCTCGCACTCGGACCTGGGGCTGCTTCCGGTGGATCGCGCCGGCGCCGTTGCTCCCGGCGCGGTCGGCCAGCCCGCCGCCCGGCCCGGTGGCGAGGATGTGCGCGTCGTGGTTTCGCACGAGGAGCTGGATGTCAACACGCGGTGGGTGGAGGCGGGGGAGGTGGGGATCACCAAGCGGGTCGAGACCGAGCAGGTGCGCAAGCTCGTTCCGCTGGAGCGCGAAGACGTATCCATCGAGCGCCGCCCCGTGCCGGCCGACATCACCGACTTCAGCCCGCGCACCGAGGGCGACGTCACCTACATCCCCATCCTGGTGGAAGAGCTGGTGATCCAGAAGCGGCTGGTGGCTCACGAGGAGCTGGTGATCCGCAAGACGCGGGTGACCGAGGAGCAGGTGGTGGAGGAGGAGCTTCGCCGCGAAGTGCCCGTCATCCGCGGCCCGGATGGCACGGTGGACGGGGGCGCGGAAGCCGGCCGGGGGAAGGGCTGA
- a CDS encoding YsnF/AvaK domain-containing protein: MLENLGGSHNRNDRDLGAHDRDALVRERMQAQGITEEEATRIVLSEEQLAVGKREVQTGEVGIHKRVETEHAHADVALRHEEVDIERRPIAGGYSAAGATGATIGGDEEIRVQLHAEEAVVEKRVVPTEEILVRKREVVENESIDTELRREHAEVDRTNVSTDHGVRDDRLDGRM, from the coding sequence ATGCTGGAAAACCTGGGCGGAAGCCACAACCGGAACGACCGCGATCTGGGCGCTCACGACCGCGACGCGCTGGTCCGCGAGCGCATGCAGGCGCAGGGGATCACCGAGGAAGAGGCGACTCGCATCGTCCTGTCCGAGGAGCAGCTGGCCGTCGGCAAGCGCGAGGTGCAGACGGGCGAGGTGGGCATCCACAAGCGCGTGGAGACCGAGCACGCGCACGCCGACGTGGCCCTGCGCCACGAGGAAGTCGACATCGAGCGCCGGCCCATTGCGGGCGGCTACTCGGCGGCTGGCGCGACGGGCGCCACCATCGGCGGCGACGAGGAGATCCGGGTGCAGCTGCACGCCGAGGAAGCCGTCGTCGAGAAGCGCGTGGTGCCCACCGAGGAAATCCTGGTGCGCAAGCGCGAGGTGGTGGAGAACGAGTCCATCGACACGGAGCTCCGCCGCGAGCACGCCGAGGTGGACCGCACCAACGTCTCCACGGACCACGGCGTCCGCGACGACCGCCTGGACGGCCGGATGTAA
- the cphA gene encoding cyanophycin synthetase, producing the protein MTDEAMETGSEDPIRLRSVRALRGPSIWATHPVAACEVWIAPSLAARPPEALPGLMEQLAAALPGLSPDAAAFGIGREEAAWAQLVGRVAVALQLLAGAPTMFNRVIPGTAGEPPQLAVGYAEAEVGVESLYTAETLLLRALRGDELGLEAAVIALREVFHDARPRATSLVLIKEAKRRGIPVRRFAGDPVFQLGLGRNLRRMDGAMTDFTSVIATDMTSDKDRTKRILARNGLPVPEGGVAETAKEALEIAHRIGFPVLLKPLDANDGRGISGRLDSDDEVRAAWPIALAEHPKVVVERFAHGRDHRVIVVDGRVVGVSERVPAHVVGDGRRTVPELAEEVNQDPKRDPLHPNPTLVRIPLDEQTAEFLAREGRTMDTVPAAGETVFLRPTANISTGGTSVDRTDEIHPRNALLCELAVAAVGLDIAGIDVLTDDIGVPFDENGATILEVNASPGLRMHTDPDVGTPRDVPGAILDMLYPPGAPSTIPVIAITGTNGKTTTTRLIAHIFRQTGVRVGFTTTDGIYYQEHLQMEGDFTGPFAAGVVLANPKVDVAVIETARGGILRSGLGFDECDVGIVLNVTADHLGLRGIHTVEDLAEVKAVIPSVVKEDGFAVLNADDPLVVGMAERTPGGVVYTSVLGKADNPALAEHLAFGHMAVMVEDEGGREWIVIRGARGGARVPVIAVDDVPLAMGGAARFQLHNLMAAIAAAYLQEVPVETIAEGLRTFVPSGTATPGRMNVLQTARGTVIVDYAHNPAAVRGLMEFVGRMPAARRIGVITMPGDRRDEDLRELGEICSVLDYVVVKEHENYRRGRPAGDVARLIGEGLQAGGLAAESIEAVYPEPEAVARALELMQQDDLLVILADDFLDVLAQVQGVAGGATEATVQAAAE; encoded by the coding sequence TTGACGGACGAAGCGATGGAGACGGGAAGCGAAGACCCCATCCGCCTGCGCTCGGTGCGGGCGCTGCGCGGGCCCAGCATCTGGGCCACCCACCCCGTGGCCGCCTGCGAGGTGTGGATCGCGCCGTCGCTGGCGGCGCGGCCCCCCGAGGCGCTTCCCGGGTTGATGGAGCAGCTGGCCGCGGCGCTCCCCGGGCTTTCGCCCGACGCGGCGGCGTTCGGCATCGGGCGCGAGGAGGCCGCGTGGGCGCAGCTGGTCGGTCGCGTGGCGGTGGCGCTGCAGCTGCTGGCGGGCGCGCCCACGATGTTCAACCGCGTGATTCCCGGCACGGCCGGCGAGCCGCCGCAGCTGGCGGTGGGCTACGCCGAGGCCGAGGTGGGCGTCGAAAGCCTGTACACGGCCGAAACGCTGCTGCTGCGCGCACTGCGCGGGGACGAGCTGGGCCTGGAGGCCGCCGTGATCGCCCTGCGCGAGGTGTTCCACGACGCGCGGCCGCGGGCGACTTCGCTGGTGCTGATCAAGGAGGCCAAGCGCCGCGGCATTCCCGTGCGGCGCTTCGCGGGTGACCCCGTTTTCCAGCTGGGGCTGGGGCGCAACCTGCGGCGGATGGACGGCGCGATGACGGACTTCACCAGCGTCATCGCCACGGACATGACCTCGGACAAGGACCGCACCAAGCGCATCCTGGCCCGCAACGGCCTTCCCGTTCCCGAGGGCGGCGTGGCCGAAACGGCCAAGGAGGCGCTGGAGATCGCCCATCGCATCGGGTTTCCCGTGCTCCTGAAGCCGCTGGACGCCAACGACGGGCGCGGCATCTCCGGCCGGCTGGACAGTGACGACGAGGTGCGCGCAGCGTGGCCCATCGCCCTGGCGGAGCATCCCAAGGTGGTCGTGGAGCGCTTTGCCCACGGGCGCGACCACCGCGTCATCGTCGTCGACGGCAGGGTGGTCGGCGTGTCGGAGCGCGTTCCCGCGCACGTCGTGGGAGATGGGCGCCGGACAGTGCCTGAGCTGGCGGAAGAGGTGAACCAGGATCCCAAGCGCGACCCGCTTCATCCCAATCCCACGCTGGTCCGCATTCCCCTGGACGAGCAGACGGCGGAGTTCCTGGCGCGCGAGGGACGGACGATGGACACCGTTCCCGCCGCCGGAGAGACGGTGTTCCTGCGCCCCACGGCCAACATCTCCACGGGTGGAACGTCCGTGGACCGCACGGACGAGATCCATCCCCGCAACGCCTTGCTCTGCGAGCTGGCAGTCGCCGCCGTCGGGCTGGACATCGCCGGGATCGACGTGCTGACGGACGACATCGGGGTTCCCTTCGACGAGAACGGCGCGACGATCCTGGAGGTGAACGCCTCTCCCGGGCTGCGGATGCACACCGATCCGGACGTGGGAACGCCGCGCGACGTGCCCGGCGCCATCCTGGACATGCTCTACCCGCCAGGGGCGCCCTCCACGATTCCCGTCATCGCCATCACCGGCACCAACGGAAAGACGACGACCACGCGGCTGATCGCCCACATCTTCCGGCAGACGGGGGTGCGCGTGGGCTTCACCACGACGGATGGCATCTACTACCAGGAGCACCTGCAGATGGAGGGCGACTTCACGGGGCCCTTCGCGGCGGGCGTGGTGCTGGCCAACCCCAAGGTGGACGTGGCGGTGATCGAAACGGCGCGCGGCGGCATCCTGCGCTCGGGGCTGGGCTTCGACGAGTGCGACGTAGGCATCGTGCTGAACGTCACGGCCGACCACCTGGGGCTGCGCGGCATCCACACCGTCGAAGACCTGGCGGAGGTGAAGGCCGTGATCCCTTCTGTGGTGAAGGAAGACGGGTTCGCGGTGCTGAACGCGGACGACCCCCTGGTGGTGGGGATGGCGGAGCGGACGCCGGGCGGGGTGGTGTACACCTCGGTGCTGGGCAAGGCCGACAACCCGGCGCTCGCCGAGCACCTGGCGTTCGGCCACATGGCGGTGATGGTGGAAGACGAGGGCGGCCGCGAGTGGATCGTGATCCGCGGCGCCCGGGGCGGCGCGCGCGTTCCCGTGATCGCCGTGGACGACGTGCCGCTGGCGATGGGCGGCGCCGCCCGCTTTCAGCTTCACAACCTGATGGCGGCCATCGCGGCGGCGTACCTGCAGGAGGTGCCGGTGGAAACGATCGCCGAGGGGCTCCGCACCTTCGTGCCCTCGGGAACGGCCACGCCGGGGCGGATGAACGTGCTGCAAACGGCACGCGGCACGGTGATCGTGGACTACGCGCACAATCCCGCCGCGGTGCGTGGGCTGATGGAGTTCGTGGGGCGGATGCCGGCGGCGCGGCGGATCGGGGTGATCACCATGCCCGGCGACCGGCGCGACGAGGACCTGCGCGAGCTGGGGGAGATCTGCTCCGTGCTGGACTACGTGGTGGTAAAGGAGCACGAGAACTACCGGCGCGGCCGGCCGGCCGGCGACGTGGCCCGGCTGATCGGCGAAGGGCTGCAGGCCGGCGGCCTGGCCGCGGAAAGCATCGAGGCCGTGTACCCTGAGCCCGAAGCGGTGGCGCGCGCGCTGGAGCTGATGCAGCAGGACGACCTGCTGGTGATCCTGGCCGACGACTTCCTCGACGTGCTGGCGCAGGTGCAGGGGGTGGCTGGAGGCGCGACCGAAGCCACGGTCCAGGCAGCCGCCGAGTGA
- a CDS encoding alpha/beta hydrolase family protein, with the protein MIPGTGGRAPGVIYTHPAPGSRTTYLDEAVEMGRRGVASLVLDAPWSREAFWLPLFRDGAADLERYTGVVIGLRRAVDVLAARPEVDAARIGYVGHSFGATFGGALVGAEPRIRASVLIAGPSSFTDIAIVNNPELTGEARDRYAREMAPIDPVNHVGRAASRPVLFQFPRQEQYFAEATFLRYAAAAGDPKEVRWYDGDHYLKSSAARDERIAWLLQRLGRR; encoded by the coding sequence GTGATTCCCGGAACGGGAGGCCGCGCCCCGGGGGTGATCTACACGCACCCGGCGCCGGGCAGCCGCACCACGTACCTGGACGAGGCCGTGGAGATGGGGCGCCGCGGCGTCGCCTCCCTGGTGCTGGATGCGCCGTGGTCCAGGGAAGCCTTCTGGCTGCCGCTGTTCAGGGACGGGGCGGCGGACCTGGAACGCTACACAGGCGTGGTGATCGGGCTGCGCCGCGCGGTGGACGTGCTCGCCGCCCGGCCCGAGGTGGACGCGGCGCGGATCGGGTACGTGGGGCACAGCTTCGGGGCCACGTTCGGCGGGGCGCTGGTGGGGGCGGAGCCGCGCATCCGGGCATCCGTGCTGATCGCGGGGCCGTCCAGCTTCACCGACATCGCCATCGTCAACAACCCGGAGCTCACGGGAGAGGCGCGCGACCGGTACGCGCGGGAGATGGCGCCCATCGATCCCGTGAACCACGTCGGGCGAGCGGCGTCGCGCCCGGTGCTGTTCCAGTTCCCCCGGCAGGAACAGTACTTCGCCGAGGCCACGTTCCTTCGGTATGCCGCCGCCGCTGGGGATCCGAAGGAGGTGCGGTGGTACGATGGCGACCACTACCTGAAGTCGTCCGCCGCGCGCGACGAGCGAATCGCCTGGCTGTTGCAGCGGCTCGGCCGGCGCTAG
- a CDS encoding helicase-related protein, with amino-acid sequence MQYRPPLSLFHDSDGRLVAGVGPGVGAAFIRTYFPAAKTVRIASAYFSLAGYAVGRNHSEPDVQFRILVGREEGSHVQKAVLEEILTELKKCENDLWSAVDDLVRRIETGQFTIRDAREMQVPFHCKFYICDNKALWHGSANYSKRGLESNAEQVTGTVSLAEINLFTDWFDAVSMQARDLLTDLVGVLRQWLQVSSPFDALLKMLWVLNQGSSSLPGSRPHSPTYYQEAVIARAMTQLHEHGGALIILATGLGKTVVGAQIAERSYHSEKADHLILLAPRAVRDAWTNELHRRLPYSFFSTDVLFRPDSPKRHHQISKILKRLSEVDEKTLIVVDEAHFYRNQLLSEKQKKRPSRVFQRLKPAIAAGAKIVLLTATAYGTDRQNLNSLLRLLPHNHKGVLDVLGPWEVQDLEEFRNLPVVNILGLPDVLALARKRGDVDARDQPYVPIDGKPHYLPQTIKLVPVFYELPLESELGRVFDDGYFNHRYKRPTIGFDDDTGEYSGAADAAYNTALSGWMSSPPALLHFITHCLETQDQSAQLSLATAPDGSQMPIGEQATDPQQLELLSGQTGHDAAARNWGHGGYAPFTIGLEARTNRLDPLKEKLDTLPDQKLGELIRIGRAVIDQKGKLLIFVRLHRTALYLEKNLQDVFSGTKIGCMVEWQQAEPVLKPRDVRDDLLRAFSPGSHNERVAEEYDVLICTDADGVGVNLQDADNVVNYDPPTAADVLFQRAGRVLRMTTRPERLVAIYTLIPSVARKPAELAVQTHIRERFTRLGRRHNRSRSIIGSTVLTEKESMDLMTQVQIDVEEWFRNGDLASTIGPSSEASLAADHALLDKYRERAESLSEPLHSVLVTGRFQNPRVAVLFEHEGAPRLILFNPVSGQIEPKRDSEILAMIRCEPDTSPGLVRLPEIEHTSNAAVRTWCTEHGVAFDTPKKIVAVYLQPLSQMPKPKQLLTT; translated from the coding sequence ATGCAATACAGGCCACCCTTGTCGTTGTTTCACGACAGTGACGGACGCTTGGTCGCAGGTGTGGGGCCCGGTGTTGGGGCAGCGTTTATTAGGACCTACTTCCCAGCCGCGAAGACGGTCCGAATTGCCAGCGCGTATTTCTCGTTGGCTGGGTACGCAGTCGGTAGAAACCACTCGGAACCCGACGTCCAGTTTCGGATACTTGTGGGGCGGGAGGAAGGAAGTCACGTCCAGAAGGCTGTCTTGGAAGAAATCCTCACCGAGCTTAAGAAATGTGAAAATGATTTATGGTCGGCAGTTGACGACTTGGTCAGACGCATTGAAACCGGCCAGTTTACAATCCGCGATGCTCGCGAGATGCAGGTCCCCTTCCATTGCAAGTTCTATATCTGTGATAACAAAGCCCTGTGGCACGGATCAGCCAACTATAGCAAGCGGGGCTTGGAGTCAAACGCGGAGCAGGTTACGGGCACGGTTTCTCTGGCCGAGATAAATCTTTTCACCGACTGGTTCGATGCCGTTTCGATGCAGGCCCGCGACCTGTTGACTGATCTCGTCGGCGTGTTACGGCAGTGGTTGCAGGTAAGCAGCCCATTCGATGCGCTTTTGAAGATGCTGTGGGTTCTGAATCAAGGCTCCAGCAGCCTGCCCGGTTCTAGGCCGCATTCGCCCACGTACTATCAGGAGGCAGTCATCGCTCGGGCTATGACGCAATTACACGAGCACGGGGGAGCCTTGATCATTCTGGCTACGGGTCTAGGTAAAACCGTGGTCGGAGCACAGATTGCGGAGCGAAGCTATCACTCGGAGAAAGCAGATCACCTCATCCTGCTCGCGCCCCGAGCAGTTCGCGACGCTTGGACTAATGAATTGCACCGGCGGCTGCCGTACTCGTTCTTCTCCACTGATGTGCTTTTTCGGCCTGACTCTCCCAAGCGGCATCACCAAATCAGCAAGATACTCAAGCGGCTTAGCGAAGTCGATGAGAAAACGCTGATTGTTGTCGACGAGGCCCACTTCTACAGGAACCAACTGCTTTCGGAGAAGCAGAAAAAGAGGCCGAGCCGTGTCTTCCAGCGCCTGAAGCCAGCAATTGCTGCAGGTGCGAAGATCGTACTCCTCACGGCTACCGCCTACGGCACCGACCGGCAGAACCTGAACAGTCTCTTGCGACTGCTCCCTCATAACCATAAGGGGGTCCTCGATGTTCTTGGGCCGTGGGAGGTCCAAGACCTCGAGGAGTTCAGGAATCTGCCCGTTGTCAACATTCTCGGGCTTCCGGACGTCTTGGCGCTCGCGCGCAAGCGGGGGGACGTCGATGCGCGAGACCAGCCATACGTCCCTATTGATGGGAAACCTCACTATCTGCCTCAAACAATCAAACTCGTTCCGGTCTTCTACGAGCTTCCGCTGGAATCCGAACTCGGTCGCGTGTTCGATGATGGGTATTTCAATCACCGATACAAGCGGCCGACGATAGGGTTCGATGATGATACTGGCGAATATTCAGGCGCGGCTGACGCAGCATATAACACGGCATTGAGCGGGTGGATGAGTTCGCCGCCCGCTTTGCTCCACTTCATCACCCACTGCCTTGAAACGCAAGATCAATCCGCCCAGCTATCCCTTGCGACTGCGCCAGACGGTTCACAGATGCCAATAGGGGAGCAGGCGACAGATCCACAGCAACTGGAACTTCTTTCCGGTCAGACCGGCCACGATGCCGCGGCGCGCAACTGGGGCCATGGAGGGTACGCTCCGTTCACGATTGGGCTTGAGGCCCGGACCAACCGCTTAGACCCGCTGAAGGAAAAGTTAGACACTCTCCCCGATCAAAAGCTCGGGGAATTGATCCGCATCGGCCGTGCGGTGATCGACCAGAAGGGAAAGCTGCTGATTTTTGTCCGGCTGCACCGTACTGCGCTGTACCTGGAAAAGAATCTTCAGGATGTATTCTCGGGGACGAAGATCGGCTGCATGGTCGAATGGCAGCAAGCCGAGCCCGTGCTGAAGCCGCGGGACGTGAGAGACGATCTGCTGCGGGCCTTCTCGCCAGGCTCGCACAATGAAAGAGTCGCTGAAGAGTACGATGTGCTGATCTGTACCGATGCGGATGGAGTAGGCGTCAACCTTCAGGATGCCGACAACGTGGTCAATTATGATCCACCAACAGCAGCGGACGTGCTCTTCCAAAGGGCGGGGCGCGTGCTCCGTATGACGACTCGTCCCGAGCGCCTCGTTGCCATCTACACGCTCATTCCCTCCGTTGCGCGTAAGCCCGCTGAATTAGCGGTGCAGACGCATATCCGGGAGCGGTTTACTCGTCTCGGCCGTCGGCACAATCGATCACGTTCCATCATCGGGTCTACTGTTCTCACCGAGAAGGAGAGCATGGACCTGATGACACAAGTCCAGATTGATGTTGAGGAGTGGTTTCGGAACGGCGACCTGGCCAGCACCATCGGGCCGTCCAGTGAAGCGTCACTCGCGGCAGATCATGCGTTGCTCGATAAGTATCGCGAGCGCGCCGAGAGCCTTTCCGAGCCCCTTCACTCCGTTCTTGTCACCGGCCGTTTTCAAAATCCCCGAGTCGCGGTGCTGTTCGAGCACGAAGGCGCCCCGCGTTTGATTCTCTTCAATCCGGTGTCTGGACAAATCGAGCCCAAGCGCGATTCAGAGATCTTGGCGATGATCCGCTGTGAGCCCGATACCTCGCCAGGACTGGTTCGTTTACCTGAGATAGAACACACCAGCAATGCGGCTGTCCGGACGTGGTGCACGGAACACGGGGTAGCTTTCGATACGCCTAAGAAGATCGTAGCCGTTTACCTCCAGCCGTTGTCTCAGATGCCGAAGCCGAAGCAGTTGCTCACGACGTAA
- a CDS encoding EamA family transporter: MWIVFALVAAIGTAAHSFSLKLTAARGGVVVSTVAYRLVGGALLCGAVAATGGWPPLTPGFWRAMAMVLVPEVLGMVLMTLALRGGELSVIQPLSGLLPPLVMLGGFAFLGEVPTPYAAAGVAMVTLGIYCIGLRPGGSALDPLRSLAASRASWYAVGSFVAFSFATLVHKVGIAEVGPFPWGAALSLGSAAVLAAGLPLMAWREQAGVGLPARMMPWAWLVVLTGATFAVQVAGLQLAFRLAQAGYVMAVASTSILIATALGIGFLGERSAARTRAAGALLVTSGAALIALLG; the protein is encoded by the coding sequence ATGTGGATTGTCTTTGCGCTGGTGGCGGCCATCGGGACGGCCGCGCACAGCTTTTCGCTCAAGCTTACCGCGGCGCGCGGGGGCGTGGTGGTCTCGACGGTGGCGTACCGGCTGGTGGGGGGCGCGCTGCTGTGCGGGGCCGTGGCGGCGACCGGCGGCTGGCCGCCGCTGACCCCGGGCTTCTGGCGCGCCATGGCGATGGTGCTGGTTCCGGAGGTGCTGGGGATGGTGCTGATGACGCTTGCCCTGCGCGGCGGCGAGCTGTCCGTGATCCAGCCGCTGAGCGGCCTGCTGCCGCCGCTGGTGATGCTGGGCGGATTCGCCTTCCTGGGGGAGGTGCCCACGCCGTACGCGGCGGCGGGGGTGGCGATGGTCACGCTAGGCATCTACTGCATCGGCCTGCGGCCGGGTGGCTCGGCGCTGGACCCCCTTCGCTCCCTCGCGGCCTCCCGCGCCAGCTGGTACGCCGTGGGATCGTTCGTGGCGTTCAGCTTTGCCACGCTGGTGCACAAGGTGGGGATCGCCGAGGTGGGGCCGTTTCCATGGGGCGCCGCGCTGTCGCTGGGCTCGGCGGCGGTGCTGGCGGCGGGGCTGCCGCTGATGGCGTGGAGGGAGCAGGCCGGCGTCGGCCTGCCCGCGCGGATGATGCCGTGGGCCTGGCTGGTGGTGCTGACGGGAGCCACCTTCGCCGTTCAGGTGGCGGGGCTTCAGCTGGCGTTCCGGCTTGCGCAGGCCGGTTACGTAATGGCCGTGGCCAGCACCAGCATCCTGATCGCGACGGCGCTGGGCATCGGCTTCCTGGGCGAGCGCTCCGCCGCCCGCACCCGCGCCGCCGGGGCGCTGCTCGTCACCAGCGGCGCGGCGCTGATCGCGCTGTTGGGATAG